In the genome of Mastomys coucha isolate ucsf_1 unplaced genomic scaffold, UCSF_Mcou_1 pScaffold21, whole genome shotgun sequence, the window NNNNNNNNNNNNNNNNNNNNNNNNNNNNNNNNNNNNNNNNNNNNNNNNNNNNNNNNNNNNNNNNNNNNNNNNNNNNNNNNNNNNNNNNNNNNNNNNNNNNNNNNNNNNNNNNNNNNNNNNNNNNNNNNNNNNNNNNNNNNNNNNNNNNNNNNNNNNNNNNNNNNNNNNNNNNNNNNNNNNNNNNNNNNNNNNNNNNNNNNNNNNNNNNNNNNNNNNNNNNNNNNNNNNNNNNNNNNNNNNNNNNNNNNNNNNNNNNNNNNNNNNNNNNNNNNNNNNNNNNNNNNNNNNNNNNNNNNNNNNNNNNNNNNNNNNNNNNNNNNNNNNNNNNNNNNNNNNNNNNNNNNNNNNNNNNNNNNNNNNNNNNNNNNNNNNNNNNNNNNNNNNNNNNNNNNNNNNNNNNNNNNNNNNNNNNNNNNNNNNNNNNNNNNNNNNNNNNNNNNNNNNNNNNNNNNNNNNNNNNNNNNNNNNNNNNNNNNNNNNNNNNNNNNNNNNNNNNNNNNNNNNNNNNNNNNNNNNNNNNNNNNNNNNNNNNNNNNNNNNNNNNNNNNNNNNNNNNNNNNNNNNNNNNNNNNNNNNNNNNNNNNNNNNNNNNNNNNNNNNNNNNNNNNNNNNNNNNNNNNNNNNNNNNNNNNNNNNNNNNNNNNNNNNNNNNNNNNNNNNNNNNNNNNNNNNNNNNNNNNNNNNNNNNNNNNNNNNNNNNNNNNNNNNNNNNNNNNNNNNNNNNNNNNNNNNNNNNNNNNNNNNNNNNNNNNNNNNNNNNNNNNNNNNNNNNNNNNNNNNNNNNNNNNNNNNNNNNNNNNNNNNNNNNNNNNNNNNNNNNNNNNNNNNNNNNNNNNNNNNNNNNNNNNNNNNNNNNNNNNNNNNNNNNNNNNNNNNNNNNNNNNNNNNNNNNNNNNNNNNNNNNNNNNNNNNNNNNNNNNNNNNNNNNNNNNNNNNNNNNNNNNNNNNNNNNNNNNNNNNNNNNNNNNNNNNNNNNNNNNNNNNNNNNNNNNNNNNNNNNNNNNNNNNNNNNNNNNNNNNNNNNNNNNNNNNNNNNNNNNNNNNNNNNNNNNNNNNNNNNNNNNNNNNNNNNNNNNNNNNNNNNNNNNNNNNNNNNNNNNNNNNNNNNNNNNNNNNNNNNNNNNNNNNNNNNNNNNNNNNNNNNNNNNNNNNNNNNNNNNNNNNNNNNNNNNNNNNNNNNNNNNNNNNNNNNNNNNNNNNNNNNNNNNNNNNNNNNNNNNNNNNNNNNNNNNNNNNNNNNNNNNNNNNNNNNNNNNNNNNNNNNNNNNNNNNNNNNNNNNNNNNNNNNNNNNNNNNNNNNNNNNNNNNNNNNNNNNNNNNNNNNNNNNNNNNNNNNNNNNNNNNNNNNNNNNNNNNNNNNNNNNNNNNNNNNNNNNNNNNNNNNNNNNNNNNNNNNNNNNNNNNNNNNNNNNNNNNNNNNNNNNNNNNNNNNNNNNNNNNNNNNNNNNNNNNNNNNNNNNNNNNNNNNNNNNNNNNNNNNNNNNNNNNNNNNNNNNNNNNNNNNNNNNNNNNNNNNNNNNNNNNNNNNNNNNNNNNNNNNNNNNNNNNNNNNNNNNNNNNNNNNNNNNNNNNNNNNNNNNNNNNNNNNNNNNNNNNNNNNNNNNNNNNNNNNNNNNNNNNNNNNNNNNNNNNNNNNNNNNNNNNNNNNNNNNNNNNNNNNNNNNNNNNNNNNNNNNNNNNNNNNNNNNNNNNNNNNNNNNNNNNNNNNNNNNNNNNNNNNNNNNNNNNNNNNNNNNNNNNNNNNNNNNNNNNNNNNNNNNNNNNNNNNNNNNNNNNNNNNNNNNNNNNNNNNNNNNNNNNNNNNNNNNNNNNNNNNNNNNNNNNNNNNNNNNNNNNNNNNNNNNNNNNNNNNNNNNNNNNNNNNNNNNNNNNNNNNNNNNNNNNNNNNNNNNNNNNNNNNNNNNNNNNNNNNNNNNNNNNNNNNNNNNNNNNNNNNNNNNNNNNNNNNNNNNNNNNNNNNNNNNNNNNNNNNNNNNNNNNNNNNNNNNNNNNNNNNNNNNNNNNNNNNNNNNNNNNNNNNNNNNNNNNNNNNNNNNNNNNNNNNNNNNNNNNNNNNNNNNNNNNNNNNNNNNNNNNNNNNNNNNNNNNNNNNNNNNNNNNNNNNNNNNNNNNNNNNNNNNNNNNNNNNNNNNNNNNNNNNNNNNNNNNNNNNNNNNNNNNNNNNNNNNNNNNNNNNNNNNNNNNNNNNNNNNNNNNNNNNNNNNNNNNNNNNNNNNNNNNNNNNNNNNNNNNNNNNNNNNNNNNNNNNNNNNNNNNNNNNNNNNNNNNNNNNNNNNNNNNNNNNNNNNNNNNNNNNNNNNNNNNNNNNNNNNNNNNNNNNNNNNNNNNNNNNNNNNNNNNNNNNNNNNNNNNNNNNNNNNNNNNNNNNNNNNNNNNNNNNNNNNNNNNNNNNNNNNNNNNNNNNNNNNNNNNNNNNNNNNNNNNNNNNNNNNNNNNNNNNNNNNNNNNNNNNNNNNNNNNNNNNNNNNNNNNNNNNNNNNNNNNNNNNNNNNNNNNNNNNNNATTCATATCAAACCAACAATAAAATATGGCCATATTTTCACAATCCTTTCTACGAAGTCCTTCTTTGGCTCATGTATCTCAGAACTAGTGTTTGAATAGCTTGATAATCCCCTGCTTGATTTCCTGGGTTCGTACTCCATACACAATGGGATTGAGGGCAGGTGGGATGAGATGATGCAGCACATTGAGAAGAATTGGTACCTCTGAGGGTATCTTCTTTCCTGCCTTGTTTGTGAAGATAAAGACTAGCAACAGAGTATAGAAGAAGAGTATAAGGATGAGATGTGAACCACAAGTACTCAAGGCCTTGGTGACTGTACCTCCAGACTGCTGACACATGACAACCCTCAAGATGAAGCAGTAAGACAGCAAGATGAGCACCAGATCAGAACCTAGTAGGCACCAAACGCTCACAAATTGATAAAGCTTATTTAGACGAATGTCCCCACAGGAAAGCTTTGCTACAGAAATATTGGCACATATGCAGTTCTCCACCACATTGCTGGCACAGTAATTGAGTCTAGCAGCCAGAATTGGAGTGGGCAGTATAGCTAGAAGATTGCGGGCAACAATAAAAATGGCTGCATTAATGACAAACTGTTCTGTAATGATGGATGGGTAATACAGTGGATGGCAGATAGCCACATAGTGATCATAGGCCATGACCAGAAAGGTAGAGGATTCCATAGGAAGGAAGGTATTCATGATGAACATCTGCAGGAAGCAGCCCACAAAGCTGATGGGTTTCATGTTGAACCAGAAGATAAGCAGGACCTGTCAGAATTATCATTCTCAAAAACTCTGTGCATGCATTATCATCCTAAAATATCTAGCCTTGGGAAATTCATAAGGTATATGATTAAAACCATCCAAATCCTAAGTCTACTGGGTTGGCATCgtaatttaaaatactttctatgTCCATGTTAATCTACAGCaatgattctcagccttcctaatcctgtgactctttaatacagttgtgGTGACtctcaatcataaaattattttcatgctacttcataactgtaattttctactgttatgagttgtaatgtaaatatctaatatgcaggatatctgatatgtaacccttgtgaaagggtcattcaacgcCCTAAAGAGGTCGCAATccactggttgagaaccactgatttacaGATTCTACTTTATACCTTTTCTTTAAGTCTAGAGACCAAGCTTTTATTGTGAAAGCATTTATTCTTATCTNNNNNNNNNNNNNNNNNNNNNNNNNNNNNNNNNNNNNNNNNNNNNNNNNNNNNNNNNNNNNNNNNNNNNNNNNNNNNNNNNNNNNNNNNNNNNNNNNNNNNNNNNNNNNNNNNNNNNNNNNNNNNNNNNNNNNNNNNNNNNNNNNNNNNNNNNNNNNNNNNNNNNNNNNNNNNNNNNNNNNNNNNNNNNNNNNNNNNNNNNNNNNNNNNNNNNNNNNNNNNNNNNNNNNNNNNNNNNNNNNNNNNNNNNNNNNNNNNNNNNNNNNNNNNNNNNNNNNNNNNNNNNNNNNNNNNNNNNNNNNNNNNNNNNNNNNNNNNNNNNNNNNNNNNNNNNNNNNNNNNNNNNNNNNNNNNNNNNNNNNNNNNNNNNNNNNNNNNNNNNNNNNNNNNNNNNNNNNNNNNNNNNNNNNNNNNNNNNNNNNNNNNNNNNNNNNNNNNNNNNNNNNNNNNNNNNNNNNNNNNNNNNNNNNNNNNNNNNNNNNNNNNNNNNNNNNNNNNNNNNNNNNNNNNNNNNNNNNNNNNNNNNNNNNNNNNNNNNNNNNNNNNNNNNNNNNNNNNNNNNNNNNNNNNNNNNNNNNNNNNNNNNNNNNNNNNNNNNNNNNNNNNNNNNNNNNNNNNNNNNNNNNNNNNNNNNNNNNNNNNNNNNNNNNNNNNNNNNNNNNNNNNNNNNNNNNNNNNNNNNNNNNNNNNNNNNNNNNNNNNNNNNNNNNNNNNNNNNNNNNNNNNNNNNNNNNNNNNNNNNNNNNNNNNNNNNNNNNNNNNNNNNNNNNNNNNNNNNNNNNNNNNNNNNNNNNNNNNNNNNNNNNNNNNNNNNNNNNNNNNNNNNNNNNNNNNNNNNNNNNNNNNNNNNNNNNNNNNNNNNNNNNNNNNNNNNNNNNNNNNNNNNNNNNNNNNNNNNNNNNNNNNNNNNNNNNNNNNNNNNNNNNNNNNNNNNNNNNNNNNNNNNNNNNNNNNNNNNNNNNNNNNNNNNNNNNNNNNNNNNNNNNNNNNNNNNNNNNNNNNNNNNNNNNNNNNNNNNNNNNNNNNNNNNNNNNNNNNNNNNNNNNNNNNNNNNNNNNNNNNNNNNNNNNNNNNNNNNNNNNNNNNNNNNNNNNNNNNNNNNNNNNNNNNNNNNNNNNNNNNNNNNNNNNNNNNNNNNNNNNNNNNNNNNNNNNNNNNNNNNNNNNNNNNNNNNNNNNNNNNNNNNNNNNNNNNNNNNNNNNNNNNNNNNNNNNNNNNNNNNNNNNNNNNNNNNNNNNNNNNNNNNNNNNNNNNNNNNNNNNNNNNNNNNNNNNNNNNNNNNNNNNNNNNNNNNNNNNNNNNNNNNNNNNNNNNNNNNNNNNNNNNNNNNNNNNNNNNNNNNNNNNNNNNNNNNNNNNNNNNNNNNNNNNNNNNNNNNNNNNNNNNNNNNNNNNNNNNNNNNNNNNNNNNNNNNNNNNNNNNNNNNNNNNNNNNNNNNNNNNNNNNNNNNNNNNNNNNNNNNNNNNNNNNNNNNNNNNNNNNNNNNNNNNNNNNNNNNNNNNNNNNNNNNNNNNNNNNNNNNNNNNNNNNNNNNNNNNNNNNNNNNNNNNNNNNNNNNNNNNNNNNNNNNNNNNNNNNNNNNNNNNNNNNNNNNNNNNNNNNNNNNNNNNNNNNNNNNNNNNNNNNNNNNNNNNNNNNNNNNNNNNNNNNNNNNNNNNNNNNNNNNNNNNNNNNNNNNNNNNNNNNNNNNNNNNNNNNNNNNNNNNNNNNNNNNNNNNNNNNNNNNNNNNNNNNNNNNNNNNNNNNNNNNNNNNNNNNNNNNNNNNNNNNNNNNNNNNNNNNNNNNNNNNNNNNNNNNNNNNNNNNNNNNNNNNNNNNNNNNNNNNNNNNNNNNNNNNNNNNNNNNNNNNNNNNNNNNNNNNNNNNNNNNNNNNNNNNNNNNNNNNNNNNNNNNNNNNNNNNNNNNNNNNNNNNNNNNNNNNNNNNNNNNNNNNNNNNNNNNNNNNNNNNNNNNNNNNNNNNNNNNNNNNNNNNNNNNNNNNNNNNNNNNNNNNNNNNNNNNNNNNNNNNNNNNNNNNNNNNNNNNNNNNNNNNNNNNNNNNNNNNNNNNNNNNNNNNNNNNNNNNNNNNNNNNNNNNNNNNNNNNNNNNNNNNNNNNNNNNNNNNNNNNNNNNNNNNNNNNNNNNNNNNNNNNNNNNNNNNNNNNNNNNNNNNNNNNNNNNNNNNNNNNNNNNNNNNNNNNNNNNNNNNNNNNNNNNNNNNNNNNNNNNNNNNNNNNNNNNNNNNNNNNNNNNNNNNNNNNNNNNNNNNNNNNNNNNNNNNNNNNNNNNNNNNNNNNNNNNNNNNNNNNNNNNNNNNNNNNNNNNNNNNNNNNNNNNNNNNNNNNNNNNNNNNNNNNNNNNNNNNNNNNNNNNNNNNNNNNNNNNNNNNNNNNNNNNNNNNNNNNNNNNNNNNNNNNNNNNNNNNNNNNNNNNNNNNNNNNNNNNNNNNNNNNNNNNNNNNNNNNNNNNNNNNNNNNNNNNNNNNNNNNNNNNNNNNNNNNNNNNNNNNNNNNNNNNNNNNNNNNNNNNNNNNNNNNNNNNNNNNNNNNNNNNNNNNNNNNNNNNNNNNNNNNNNNNNNNNNNNNNNNNNNNNNNNNNNNNNNNNNNNNNNNNNNNNNNNNNNNNNNNNNNNNNNNNNNNNNNNNNNNNNNNNNNNNNNNNNNNNNNNNNNNNNNNNNNNNNNNNNNNNNNNNNNNNNNNNNNNNNNNNNNNNNNNNNNNNNNNNNNNNNNNNNNNNNNNNNNNNNNNNNNNNNNNNNNNNNNNNNNNNNNNNNNNNNNNNNNNNNNNNNNNNNNNNNNNNNNNNNNNNNNNNNNNNNNNNNNNNNNNNNNNNNNNNNNNNNNNNNNNNNNNNNNNNNNNNNNNNNNNNNNNNNNNNNNNNNNNNNNNNNNNNNNNNNNNNNNNNNNNNNNNNNNNNNNNNNNNNNNNNNNNNNNNNNNNNNNNNNNNNNNNNNNNNNNNNNNNNNNNNNNNNNNNNNNNNNNNNNNNNNNNNNNNNNNNNNNNNNNNNNNNNNNNNNNNNNNNNNNNNNNNNNNNNNNNNNNNNNNNNNNNNNNNNNNNNNNNNNNNNNNNNNNNNNNNNNNNNNNNNNNNNNNNNNNNNNNNNNNNNNNNNNNNNNNNNNNNNNNNNNNNNNNNNNNNNNNNNNNNNNNNNNNNNNNNNNNNNNNNNNNNNNNNNNNNNNNNNNNNNNNNNNNNNNNNNNNNNNNNNNNNNNNNNNNNNNNNNNNNNNNNNNNNNNNNNNNNNNNNNNNNNNNNNNNNNNNNNNNNNNNNNNNNNNNNNNNNNNNNNNNNNNNNNNNNNNNNNNNNNNNNNNNNNNNNNNNNNNNNNNNNNNNNNNNNNNNNNNNNNNNNNNNNNNNNNNNNNNNNNNNNNNNNNNNNNNNNNNNNNNNNNNNNNNNNNNNNNNNNNNNNNNNNNNNNNNNNNNNNNNNNNNNNNNNNNNNNNNNNNNNNNNNNNNNNNNNNNNNNNNNNNNNNNNNNNNNNNNNNNNNNNNNNNNNNNNNNNNNNNNNNNNNNNNNNNNNNNNNNNNNNNNNNNNNNNNNNNNNNNNNNNNNNNNNNNNNNNNNNNNNNNNNNNNNNNNNNNNNNNNNNNNNNNNNNNNNNNNNNNNNNNNNNNNNNNNNNNNNNNNNNNNNNNNNNNNNNNNNNNNNNNNNNNNNNNNNNNNNNNNNNNNNNNNNNNNNNNNNNNNNNNNNNNNNNNNNNNNNNNNNNNNNNNNNNNNNNNNNNNNNNNNNNNNNNNNNNNNNNNNNNNNNNNNNNNNNNNNNNNNNNNNNNNNNNNNNNNNNNNNNNNNNNNNNNNNNNNNNNNNNNNNNNNNNNNNNNNNNNNNNNNNNNNNNNNNNNNNNNNNNNNNNNNNNNNNNNNNNNNNNNNNNNNNNNNNNNNNNNNNNNNNNNNNNNNNNNNNNNNNNNNNNNNNNNNNNNNNNNNNNNNNNNNNNNNNNNNNNNNNNNNNNNNNNNNNNNNNNNNNNNNNNNNNNNNNNNNNNNNNNNNNNNNNNNNNNNNNNNNNNNNNNNNNNNNNNNNNNNNNNNNNNNNNNNNNNNNNNNNNNNNNNNNNNNNNNNNNNNNNNNNNNNNNNNNNNNNNNNNNNNNNNNNNNNNNNNNNNNNNNNNNNNNNNNNNNNNNNNNNNNNNNNNNNNNNNNNNNNNNNNNNNNNNNNNNNNNNNNNNNNNNNNNNNNNNNNNNNNNNNNNNNNNNNNNNNNNNNNNNNNNNNNNNNNNNNNNNNNNNNNNNNNNNNNNNNNNNNNNNNNNNNNNNNNNNNNNNNNNNNNNNNNNNNNNNNNNNNNNNNNNNNNNNNNNNNNNNNNNNNNNNNNNNNNNNNNNNNNNNNNNNNNNNNNNNNNNNNNNNNNNNNNNNNNNNNNNNNNNNNNNNNNNNNNNNNNNNNNNNNNNNNNNNNNNNNNNNNNNNNNNNNNNNNNNNNNNNNNNNNNNNNNNNNNNNNNNNNNNNNNNNNNNNNNNNNNNNNNNNNNNNNNNNNNNNNNNNNNNNNNNNNNNNNNNNNNNNNNNNNNNNNNNNNNNNNNNNNNataaataatttgaaaatcttAAGAGGTAATCTGACATTGTCCTAGGTGCTTATCCCTATTAAAAAGCCACTAAGAATTGATATAAAAGGTATTAGTTCCTAGTTTTATTTGGATAATTACTGTTatatcctttttcatttctttacatgcACTTTGACTAATAAATTATATTAGCATCCTTCTTAAAAGAGAATGCCAATGTTTAATTGCACAGAGGAAAAATCAAAAGCACAGGTAGTAAAGTTACTTTTTCTAAATCATATTAAGTAAAAACATGAATTCTGTATGGCTTGGATTATGCATTTTTCTATCACTGAGACAAAATACTCAGGCCTTAAAGGTAACTGAGCATTAAGACTTCACAggactgtctgtctcttttttcttccaagaGAAGATATAACAGGCAAATCAGTAGCNNNNNNNNNNGGCATCACCACAATGTATCTGCTGACTTCATTGAAGATACGGCCTTCATATGGACAGGAAAAACAACCTTggtgacaaaaaaataaatagactCAGTGATAAAATATAACGAAAACATCATCTAATACACTAGTCAATGGGTGGAATGTAAACAAGAGACTTTGGGAGCCAGTAACGTTTGGATTCAATCAACTGACTACCATGAATTCACCATGAGTCATTAGCAGCTTCCTATTCGTTTTTGGGCCTCATTAGTGATAACtaacgtatgtgtgtgtgtgtgtgtgtgtgtgtgtgtgcacgtgtgtgtgtctgtgtgtgtacatacatatatgtatatgtgtatatatatgtatatgtgtatatatatgtatatgtgtgtatatatatatatatacatatgtatatgtatacacacaccgacacacacacacacatatataaaatgaagtatTGTGTAACATGATTTCCACACCAGGGctattctctgagccttggtggaTATGCCACAGTGAAACTATGCTTTTAATGCTCTGTGAAAGCCCACACTTGGCAATTTTTAACTCAGCAATGATAGTGGTTCTGTTGAGGGCTGAGGTCTCTTATGGCCAGCTTTCCTCCCTCATCTGAAAGAACAGAAGTGATTTTCTCAAAGGCAAGGAGCAATTGTGAGTGGCCAAAGGCATTTTGGAGGTAGAAAGAAACTAATTTACTCTTCTGTGTTTACCTACTATGTTATCACCCTACAAACGTTTCCCAGCACCATAAACTCTAGAGCAAAAATATAATACAAACCATGTGTGCACCCAAATGTTATTGAATACAATTATGGGACAGTACTGCTCTACACATATCCTTTCATTTTGATTAATATGTGAAGGTAATCTTGATGTTAATTCAATGACATCTGTTGCTTTGGGGTGGTATATAGGAACTAATTTATGTGGTTCCATTCAAAATtatggttttgctttctttttataaatagcCTTCCTTTAGGGATTTCTTTGTGAACTGATCTTCTTTGCTTCAGAATGGAAACCCACAAAGGACAGGGATAATCAAACAttcattgccccagcacatctcCATACAGGCATCTTCCAAAGCCTAGCTCTCCAGCAAACAGCAACCCAGTTACCTCCACCAGCCATCATCCTCTTCTCTTACACCTTACTGCAATCAGGGAATTTATAGCTTTGTTTCATTAATAAACATAGTTACTATTTAATGAAAAATGGCAAGTTTTTCAATATCATCAAATTTGGCATTAGGCACATTATTCTTTGTGTAAGTAATATCTGAAAATTAATACTAATTGGTGTTAATAAAGAAAGGCAAAATAGTAAAGATCAAAAGAgtagaaatggaattttaaaaatgaagttttacatacaaatccaaattaaaaacaaatctatcCTTTCCTATAAGACAGACTATACCAACTTACCTTAGCTAGATGATAGTCAGcttaaataaatattctcatataaaattatctttatcgTTTCCAACTGATTATGAAATTCTTTTCCCTAGAACAATAAAGCAAGGATAAAGAACTATATCCACATCTTGTCTAGAGTCTTCTAAGGAATACGGTAGTTTGAGCAATGGAAGAAGTTGTCTGATCCAGCCCAAGAGGTAAGAAAGCCTTAACATGTAAGGTAGAATGAGAACCCAGAAGGATGACCAAGGAGCCAGGATAACTGGCCCTCACCTGAAACCTTTGTAGCAGACTTTTTATGGGGGCTGAATTGTAGTTGTTAACATAAGTTTACTGAGACTTTCCTAGTTTCTGGCTCATATAGACAATGATGAAAGTATGGTTATAATTCAAGAATCTTTAACCTGATGATAGCTGTTTTCTAAATGAGTAGTGTATAATTCACACCCGGGAAATGGAGGACCCAACGGAAAGTGGGATAGAATCTAAAATTTTAACATCAGGCTTGCAGTTATCCTACTGGAAGaagtctttctttctgcctgctttAGACACCAATGTCACCACCCACNNNNNNNNNNNCTTGCAGTTATCCTACTGGAAGaagtctttctttctgcctgctttAGACACCAATGTCACCACCCACACCACCACCTCTTCCTCAGATATTCCTGACTCTAAGCCAATATCAGTAACTCCCAGAGCTTCTCCAAAAAATGCTGTTTATGACAGTTGGTTGCACTATTTAGACAGCCTCACAAAGATGCTGAAGGGAATTTTCATGCCCTAAGCTCCACTCTGTTGCTTCCCTTCTCACTGCCCACAGGGGCTAAAGCCATTTTAGATATCCGAACTGGGAGCATATACCTTATTCCTCATGGACTTGGGtaagaaaacacagaagacaAACACAATATGGAAGCAATGCtggggatgaaaaaaaaaagttaagtaaaataaaattatatagggCATTTTaaacagatatagatagatagacagacagacaggcagacagatagatttgaaaacaaatatttccagATATAAGATCTTAACTACTTCAAGCTGAATACTCTTAGAAAACATGTTTAAGAAGGGGTGAATACAGGAACTTCTTGACTTTTTATGGAGTTGCATAGCAATGAACAATTTTAAACTAAAAgtgttcaaaatataaaatatattcagttGGAGCTGAGAAgagggttcagtgggtaaagtatttGCTAACAAGcaccaggacctgagttcatattcCCAACACCCATCTAAGAGCCAAGTCTAGGGTgtgatctgtaatcccagctccagcAGGCTGGAGACAGGTGGATGCTAGAGGCTTACTCCTCAGTCAGTGTAGCAAAATGGTGAGGTCCAGGTTAAGTGAGAGGCCTTGTCACAAAACTGAATAAAGAATAATAGTGGAAGGCAATTCTTTCTTATCTTAAATCTCATTCTTTGTGCTGGTTCCCT includes:
- the LOC116101329 gene encoding olfactory receptor 56A4-like, whose translation is MYLGSVSMAFIGAISGRLKDNDAVPWHQPPLCSVAFVPRVLLIFWFNMKPISFVGCFLQMFIMNTFLPMESSTFLVMAYDHYVAICHPLYYPSIITEQFVINAAIFIVARNLLAILPTPILAARLNYCASNVVENCICANISVAKLSCGDIRLNKLYQFVSVWCLLGSDLVLILLSYCFILRVVMCQQSGGTVTKALSTCGSHLILILFFYTLLLVFIFTNKAGKKIPSEVPILLNVLHHLIPPALNPIVYGVRTQEIKQGIIKLFKH